From the genome of Streptomyces sp. NBC_01260, one region includes:
- a CDS encoding right-handed parallel beta-helix repeat-containing protein — protein sequence MRHLLRHGLAFMCSLMLVAGASSAATAAGGEGRRVHHVDCRSTDGPANGAPAHPWHTLDQVNSLSLGAGDRLLFARGSRCTGTLTPQGAGRPGHPLVIGAYGEGAKPVIDGAGAPDTVLLHNTEWVEVSGLEITNAGNPAHNKRGVHVLLDDYGTGTHYRLTDLDIHDVLGDDTKHTGGSAGILFSVTGSKVETRFDDVRVEGNTLRTVDREGIYFASSWNNRPAITDYDPTGPRWLAATRVVVRGNTLEDLGGDGIVMTATDGALVERNTVRGFQRRSAGYNAGIWPWNADHTVFQYNDVSGGETTRDGMAYDVDEGSFGTVFQYNYSHDNVGGFFLVCTAGGTLGDAVIRYNISQNDRFRGIETCSGSFDDVRFLNNTIYIAPGISQTVVNENTAQRHDIAFRNNVVVKEGAGTATFTLRSGGVTVSDNVLHNVTGAPANPGGGTSDPLLTGRGTATGIADAGTAYELHVDSPALGAGAAIPDIGDRDFSGNPVLPGTTPSIGAYNGPGVEGARPTPVEAPPLPPLLSNGGFENELTGWATRNAASVAEAHEGTGAARLTAPADGFATAEQYVTGLHPATRYVLSAWIRNDGGSTALGAKGFGGVATSVLVSGIKWTLASVEFTTGPSGSTATVFCYREQPGTAVCDGMALRAL from the coding sequence ATGAGACACCTTCTGAGGCATGGCCTGGCCTTCATGTGTTCCCTCATGCTGGTGGCCGGGGCCTCGTCGGCCGCCACCGCGGCGGGCGGTGAGGGCCGCAGGGTTCATCACGTCGACTGCCGGTCGACCGATGGGCCTGCGAACGGGGCACCCGCCCACCCGTGGCACACTCTGGATCAGGTCAACTCCCTCTCCCTCGGCGCCGGTGACCGGCTTCTGTTCGCTCGCGGCTCACGGTGTACGGGCACGCTGACTCCGCAGGGCGCCGGGCGGCCCGGCCATCCGCTCGTCATCGGCGCATACGGCGAGGGGGCCAAGCCGGTGATCGACGGTGCCGGAGCCCCGGACACCGTCCTGCTCCACAACACCGAGTGGGTGGAGGTCTCCGGCCTGGAGATCACCAACGCGGGGAACCCCGCCCACAACAAACGCGGTGTCCACGTTCTGCTCGACGACTACGGCACCGGCACGCACTACCGGTTGACGGATCTCGACATACACGACGTGCTCGGCGACGACACGAAGCACACCGGCGGCTCGGCGGGCATCCTCTTCTCCGTCACCGGCTCCAAGGTGGAGACGCGGTTCGACGACGTCCGCGTGGAGGGCAACACCCTGCGGACCGTGGACCGGGAGGGCATCTACTTCGCGTCCAGCTGGAACAACCGGCCCGCGATCACCGACTACGACCCGACCGGCCCCCGGTGGCTGGCCGCCACCCGTGTCGTCGTCCGCGGCAACACCCTGGAGGACCTGGGCGGCGACGGCATCGTCATGACCGCCACGGACGGCGCTCTGGTGGAGCGGAACACTGTCCGCGGCTTCCAGCGGCGCTCTGCCGGATACAACGCCGGGATCTGGCCGTGGAACGCCGACCACACCGTTTTCCAGTACAACGACGTTTCCGGCGGTGAGACGACTCGAGACGGTATGGCGTACGACGTGGACGAGGGTTCCTTCGGCACGGTGTTCCAGTACAACTACAGCCACGACAACGTCGGCGGCTTCTTCCTCGTCTGCACTGCAGGCGGCACTCTCGGCGACGCGGTGATCCGCTACAACATCAGCCAGAACGACCGGTTCCGGGGCATAGAAACCTGCTCCGGGTCCTTCGACGACGTGCGCTTCCTCAACAACACGATCTACATCGCCCCCGGCATCTCCCAGACCGTCGTGAACGAGAACACCGCCCAACGACACGACATCGCGTTCCGCAACAACGTGGTCGTGAAGGAAGGAGCAGGCACGGCGACATTCACCCTGCGCTCCGGCGGGGTGACTGTGTCGGACAACGTGCTGCACAACGTCACGGGCGCGCCCGCGAATCCGGGTGGAGGCACATCCGATCCGCTGCTGACAGGCCGGGGCACGGCCACGGGGATCGCAGACGCGGGCACGGCGTACGAACTGCACGTGGACTCCCCCGCACTGGGTGCCGGTGCCGCAATCCCCGACATCGGCGACCGCGACTTCTCCGGAAACCCAGTCCTTCCCGGCACGACCCCCAGTATCGGCGCCTACAACGGGCCAGGTGTCGAAGGCGCGCGTCCCACTCCGGTGGAGGCTCCACCGCTCCCCCCACTGCTCTCCAACGGCGGCTTCGAGAACGAACTCACGGGTTGGGCGACACGCAACGCGGCATCCGTCGCCGAGGCCCACGAAGGAACAGGGGCGGCCCGGCTCACCGCACCCGCCGACGGCTTCGCCACGGCGGAACAGTACGTGACGGGCCTACACCCCGCCACACGCTACGTCCTCTCGGCCTGGATCAGGAACGACGGCGGGTCCACGGCTCTGGGCGCCAAGGGCTTCGGAGGAGTCGCCACTTCCGTCTTGGTCTCGGGCATCAAATGGACGCTCGCCTCA